The following coding sequences are from one Lolium rigidum isolate FL_2022 chromosome 6, APGP_CSIRO_Lrig_0.1, whole genome shotgun sequence window:
- the LOC124661343 gene encoding uncharacterized protein LOC124661343, with protein sequence MGDGDASTGGGGDPQRLKRIAAGAYDYENDARWAGYWSNVLVPPHLASRADVVDHFKRKFYQRYIDPDLVVEPMSSTSSTPSNKSATSSSSTPSSENVRARDSGSSASQPPPAERTGSSLRFDGRTIHFSINAWVLVVSSLGILPILPKDIASKAYRLSLLGTICSSAYSLYCTYGKPRAWNMPAIQPWLQSIIVAKDFVHLMFSLMMFTSNVHFKIALLPVLCWALDHVARFLRRNFARSSFYRRYLEEPCLWVETNNTTVSILCSNAEIALGFLMIVSLFSSKRNIIQTFMYFHLLKLMYHAPVTSGYHQSVWARIGRAVNPHIHRYAPFLNTPISAAQRWWLR encoded by the exons ATGGGGGACGGGGAcgcgagcaccggcggcggcggggacccgCAGCGGCTGAAGCGGATCGCGGCGGGGGCGTACGACTACGAGAACGACGCGCGGTGGGCGGGGTACTGGTCCAACGTCCTCGTGCCGCCCCACCTCGCCTCCCGCGCCGACGTCGTCGACCActtcaagcgcaagttctaccagCGATACATC GATCCTGATTTGGTGGTTGAACCAATGTCTTCCACAAGTTCTACTCCATCCAACAAATCAGCAACCAGTTCTTCATCTACGCCATCCAGTGAGAATGTTAGAGCTCGTGACTCGG GATCTAGTGCATCCCAACCACCGCCAGCAGAAAGGACAGGAAGCTCTCTACGGTTTGATGGAAGAACTATACATTTCTCTATCAATGCTTGG GTATTGGTTGTTTCTAGTCTTGGAATACTTCCAATTCTACCGAAAGATATCGCAAGCAAAGCATATAGACTTTCATTGCTAGGAACCATATGCTCGTCGGCATATTCTTTATACTGCACTTATGGG AAACCAAGAGCATGGAACATGCCTGCCATTCAGCCTTGGTTGCAGTCTATAATTGTAGCCAAGGACTTTGTTCATTTGATGTTTTCTCTTATGATGTTCACATCTAATGTACACTTTAAGA TTGCTCTACTGCCAGTGCTTTGCTGGGCACTTGATCATGTTGCTAGATTCCTGAGGCGTAATTTCGCACGCTCCTCTTTCTATAG GAGATACCTGGAGGAGCCTTGTTTGTGGGTGGAGACAAACAACACCACAGTTAGCATCCTTTGTTCAAATGCTGAAATTGCCCTGGGCTTTCTTATGATTGTATCACTTTTCTC GTCGAAACGCAACATAATTCAGACATTCATGTACTTTCAT CTGTTGAAGTTGATGTACCATGCTCCTGTAACATCGGGTTATCACCAGAGTGTGTGGGCAAGAATTGGCCGGGCTGTAAACCCGCACATTCATCGCTATGCTCCATTCCTTAACACGCCCATTTCCGCAGCCCAAAGATGGTGGCTGAGATAG